CGCCGATCACGTGACCATTACCGGTGATGTGGAAATCGGTGAAGAGTCCAGTATTTGGTTCAACACTGTGATCAGGGGGGATGTCGCTCCGACTAAAATCGGCAATAAGGTGAATATCCAGGATAACTCGGTCCTTCATCAGAGCCCAAACAACCCTCTCATCCTTGAAGATCAAGTGACGGTTGGCCATGGCGTGATCCTACATAGCTGCAAGATCCGGAAAAAGGCTTTGATCGGTATGGGATCGATCATTCTCGATAACGCCGAAATCGGTGAAGGAGCTTTCATCGGGG
The nucleotide sequence above comes from Bacillus sp. KH172YL63. Encoded proteins:
- a CDS encoding gamma carbonic anhydrase, giving the protein MLYPYYDKKPVIAESAYIADHVTITGDVEIGEESSIWFNTVIRGDVAPTKIGNKVNIQDNSVLHQSPNNPLILEDQVTVGHGVILHSCKIRKKALIGMGSIILDNAEIGEGAFIGAGSLVPQGKVIPPNTLAFGRPAKVVRELNEHDISEMTRISREYAEKGQYYKNIEPI